The following coding sequences lie in one Sorghum bicolor cultivar BTx623 chromosome 6, Sorghum_bicolor_NCBIv3, whole genome shotgun sequence genomic window:
- the LOC8076524 gene encoding UDP-galactose transporter 1, translating to MEDGGKAPASLGTLRAVLAILQWWGFNVTVIIMNKWIFQKLDFKFPLTVSCVHFICSSIGAYIAIHVLKAKPLIQVEPEDRWKRIFPMSFVFCINIVLGNVSLRYIPVSFMQTIKSFTPATTVILQWLVWNKHFEWRIWASLVPIVGGILLTSVTELSFNIFGFCAAMVGCLATSTKTILAESLLHGYKFDSINTVYYMAPFATMILALPAMLLEGGGVINWFYTHDSIVSALIIILGSGVLAFCLNFSIFYVIHSTTAVTFNVAGNLKVAVAVLVSWLIFRNPISAMNAIGCGITLVGCTFYGYVRHLISQRQAAAPGSPGTAPANLSRNQMEMLPLVDNKQEKV from the exons ATGGAGGACGGCGGCAAGGCGCCGGCCAGCCTGGGCACCCTGCGCGCGGTGCTCGCCATCCTCCAGTGGTGGGGCTTCAACGTCACCGTCATCATCATGAACAAGTGGATCTTCCAG AAACTGGATTTCAAGTTTCCTCTCACCGTGTCCTGTGTCCACTTCATCTGCTCTTCAATTGGAGCTTACATTGCAATCCATGTGCTTAAGGCGAAACCGCTGATTCAAGTTGAACCGGAGGACCGCTGGAAGCGGatatttccaatgtcgttcgtCTTCTGCATAAACATTGTGCTGGGAAATGTGAGCCTGCGCTACATTCCAGTCTCCTTCATGCAGACAATCAAATCTTTCACTCCTGCAACCACAG TTATTCTGCAGTGGCTAGTCTGGAATAAGCATTTCGAGTGGCGCATATGGGCTTCGCTCGTCCCCATAGTTGGGGGAATACTCCTGACTTCGGTGACAGAGCTTAGCTTCAACATTTTTGGTTTTTGTGCTGCCATGGTTGGCTGCCTGGCTACATCTACAAAGACCATCTTGGCAGAGTCCCTGCTCCATGGATACAAATTTGACAG CATTAACACGGTGTACTACATGGCACCCTTTGCCACCATGATACTGGCTCTACCAGCAATGTTGCTTGAAGGAGGTGGTGTAATCAACTGGTTCTACACACATGATTCCATCGTTTCTGCGTTGATTATCATCCTAGGTTCAGGGGTGCTTGCGTTTTGCCTTAACTTCTCCATCTTCTATGTCATCCATTCAACGACAGCAGTGACTTTCAACGTTGCTGGCAACCTTAAA GTTGCGGTGGCTGTGTTAGTGTCATGGTTGATCTTCCGGAATCCAATCTCTGCAATGAATGCAATTGGATGTGGAATCACCCTGGTTGGTTGCACTTTCTATGGCTACGTGAGGCATCTGATCTCACAACGGCAGGCTGCAGCCCCAGGGAGTCCAGGAACAGCGCCTGCGAACCTTTCAAGAAATCAGATGGAAATGCTTCCCCTTGTGGACAACAAGCAAGAAAAGGTTTAG
- the LOC8064300 gene encoding tubulin-folding cofactor B isoform X1, whose amino-acid sequence MASSKLQLPADDSVLLLVTHSNLSTFAADIRVSQQTTVEALKDKLWRKTGTAVASMRLQLRDDTGAKIADLDDDAAPLAAYAPYNGYRIHVVDLDPSSLTSGGWLEDTSLVDKYKMSDEAYDKLDTNFRKFKEKMVPKNSPSEDKEQLEKHMEELCSKIKVGDRCEVEPGAKRGTVKFVGRAEALGRGFWVGVQYDEPLGKHDGMVKGIRFFECPQGHGAIVRPEKVKQVGDFPERDPFEDDEI is encoded by the exons ATGGCGTCGTCGAAGCTGCAGCTGCCGGCTGACGACAGCGTCCTCCTGCTCGTCACCCACTCCAATCTCTCCACCTTCGCAGCCGACATCCGCGTCTCGCAACAG ACCACCGTCGAggcgctcaaggacaagctctgGCGCAAGACCGGCACCGCCGTCGCCTCCATGCGTCTCCAGCTCCGCGACGACACCGGCGCCAAGATCGCCGACCTCGATGACGACGCCGCGCCGCTCGCGGCCTACGCCCCCTACAACGGCTACCGGATCCATGTTGTTGATCTCGATCCTTCCTCACTCACCTCGGGTGGCTGGTTGGAAGACACTTCCCTTGTCGACAAGTACAAAATGTCCGATGAAGCATACGATAAGCTCGACA CTAACTTTCGAAAATTCAAAGAAAAGATGGTCCCGAAAAACTCTCCGTCAGAGGATAAAGAA CAATTAGAAAAGCATATGGAGGAACTATGCTCCAAAATCAAG GTGGGAGATAGATGTGAAGTCGAACCTGGTGCCAAGAGGGGCACTGTAAAATTTGTTGGTAGAGCTGAAGCCCTTGGACGTGGATTCTGGGTTGGAGTGCAATATGATGAGCCACTTGGAAAGCATGATGGCAT GGTGAAAGGCATTCGCTTCTTTGAGTGCCCTCAAGGTCATGGGGCAATTGTGAGACCAGAGAAAGTAAAG CAGGTTGGCGACTTCCCGGAGAGAGACCCATTTGAAGATGACGAGATATAG
- the LOC8064300 gene encoding tubulin-folding cofactor B isoform X2 — MASSKLQLPADDSVLLLVTHSNLSTFAADIRVSQQTTVEALKDKLWRKTGTAVASMRLQLRDDTGAKIADLDDDAAPLAAYAPYNGYRIHVVDLDPSSLTSGGWLEDTSLVDKYKMSDEAYDKLDTNFRKFKEKMVPKNSPSEDKEQLEKHMEELCSKIKVGDRCEVEPGAKRGTVKFVGRAEALGRGFWVGVQYDEPLGKHDGMVKGIRFFECPQGHGAIVRPEKVKVGDFPERDPFEDDEI; from the exons ATGGCGTCGTCGAAGCTGCAGCTGCCGGCTGACGACAGCGTCCTCCTGCTCGTCACCCACTCCAATCTCTCCACCTTCGCAGCCGACATCCGCGTCTCGCAACAG ACCACCGTCGAggcgctcaaggacaagctctgGCGCAAGACCGGCACCGCCGTCGCCTCCATGCGTCTCCAGCTCCGCGACGACACCGGCGCCAAGATCGCCGACCTCGATGACGACGCCGCGCCGCTCGCGGCCTACGCCCCCTACAACGGCTACCGGATCCATGTTGTTGATCTCGATCCTTCCTCACTCACCTCGGGTGGCTGGTTGGAAGACACTTCCCTTGTCGACAAGTACAAAATGTCCGATGAAGCATACGATAAGCTCGACA CTAACTTTCGAAAATTCAAAGAAAAGATGGTCCCGAAAAACTCTCCGTCAGAGGATAAAGAA CAATTAGAAAAGCATATGGAGGAACTATGCTCCAAAATCAAG GTGGGAGATAGATGTGAAGTCGAACCTGGTGCCAAGAGGGGCACTGTAAAATTTGTTGGTAGAGCTGAAGCCCTTGGACGTGGATTCTGGGTTGGAGTGCAATATGATGAGCCACTTGGAAAGCATGATGGCAT GGTGAAAGGCATTCGCTTCTTTGAGTGCCCTCAAGGTCATGGGGCAATTGTGAGACCAGAGAAAGTAAAG GTTGGCGACTTCCCGGAGAGAGACCCATTTGAAGATGACGAGATATAG
- the LOC110436517 gene encoding uncharacterized protein LOC110436517 codes for MGGSRKAWKTEWMLDWMDRIALALLLLSQPSASNSAFVEGKKKRKKKIFHGTGRAGREDQGEGIPGVLGVLVAGQGGEWRSRTAATVAGIPVLQRADAAPELVAWIPVLHEGSSLAQGLSLGVGVAGIVVNGTWSLASPLVVAAAVVGVEVSAGVGGRARPPQPAPGPPAAPGARGSGGPPVQPAAAAAHHAPSQAHAAAEGTGERSAEKGRRSGCVGRGGDGVGALREEAMKSGCVGRSGGQARVEDRGSDWGGARSEARAEEASSWEFGRRVLNTCFK; via the exons ATGGGAGGGAGCCGGAAAGCTTGGAAGACGGAGTGGATGCTGGACTGGATGGATAGGATAGCGCtggcgctcctcctcctctctcaacCGTCCGCCAGCAACTCGGCTTTTGTtgaggggaaaaaaaaaagaaagaaaaagatctTTCACGGGACTG GAAGGGCAGGAAGGGAGGACCAAGGGGAGGGAATACCTGGTGTCCTGggggtgctcgtcgccggccaaggTGGCGAGTGGCGAAGTAGGACAGCAGCGACGGTCGCGGGGATACCGGTGCTGCAGAGGGCGGACGCCGCGCCAGAGTTGGTCGCGTGGATACCGGTGCTGCACGAGGGCTCGTCGTTGGCGCAGGGGCTCAGCCTCGGCGTTGGCGTGGCGGGGATCGTCGTCAACGGGACTTGGTCGTTGGCGAGCCCACTCGTCGTCGCAGCCGCCGTCGTTGGAGTGGAGGTGAGCGCGGGCGTGGGCGGGCGTGCGCGGCCACCTCAGCCAGCACCAGGCCCTCCGGCGGCTCCTGGAGCGCGAGGCAGCGGCGGCCCTCCTGTtcaaccggcggcggcggcggcgcaccaCGCACCCTCGCAAGCACACGCAGCAGCAGAGGGCACAGGCGAGCGCTCAGCAGAGAAGGGAAGGAGGTCGGGGTGCGTTGGGAGAGGAGGGGATGGGGTGGGTGCGTTGAGAGAGGAGGCGATGAAGTCTGGATGCGTGGGGAGGAGTGGGGGACAGGCACGAGTGGAGGACAGAGGCTCTGATTGGGGAGGGGCAAGGAGTGAGGCGCGGGCTGAGGAGGCTTCATCATGGGAGTTTGGTAGACGGGTCCTGAATACATGTTTTAAGTAG
- the LOC8064301 gene encoding uncharacterized protein LOC8064301 — MAAASAPVPPVLCKRWQQLVLVHTTKPPLPLRLTRHAVSVRAAPPRQQQQQHRARPRPPPRNKPPGPARRPPRIPRDQDDYEYDDGDREEGRFSGGTRAAAMPKPPAGFVLDDQGRCIAAASKRIVTIIDDTSNRPLECIIRRVFRSSQGHDCLLLCPVDMPVQVLKSTNFSGWVAVHDDQLKQIIPSVAYALARVHMHFVESGFCYTARGGFCFPEEAIQEFHDSGDGGDGVPFEGVEICCFNLDGAHYMIYTPVDPLLFVAVKHKDGVLRIAEDDLMEDPGVLDAVDEETEFTALVEEEEALLETVLGER; from the exons ATGGCGGCGGCCTCCGCTCCCGTGCCCCCGGTCTTGTGCAAGCGGTGGCAGCAGCTAGTGCTTGTCCACACCACCAAGCCCCCCCTGCCCCTGCGCCTCACGCGCCACGCCGTCTCCGTCCGGGCCGCGCCGCCccgtcagcagcagcagcagcaccgcgCCCGCCCACGGCCACCTCCCAGGAATAAGCCCCCCGGACCCGCGCGCCGTCCTCCCAGGATCCCTCGGGACCAAGATGATTATGAATACGACGACGGCGACCGGGAGGAGGGGAGATTCTCTGGGGGTACCCGGGCCGCCGCCATGCCCAAGCCACCGGCCGGCTTCGTGCTGGATGACCAGGGCAGGTGCATCGCCGCAGCATCCAAGCGCATCGTCACCATC atcgacgacaccagCAACCGCCCCTTGGAGTGCATTATCCGAAGAGTATTCAGGAGCTCGCAGGGCCACGACTGCTTGCTTCTCTGCCCCGTTGACAT GCCTGTGCAGGTCCTCAAGAGCACAAATTTCAGTGGATGGGTAGCT GTCCATGACGACCAACTCAAGCAAATCATTCCATCTGTTGCCTATGCCCTTGCCAGAGTGCATATGCACTTTGTCGAAAGCGG ATTCTGTTATACAGCAAGGGGTGGCTTCTGCTTTCCTGAAGAGGCCATTCAAGAGTTTCATG ATTCTGGTGATGGCGGTGACGGTGTACCTTTCGAAGGTGTAGAGATTTGCTGCTTCAATTTG GATGGTGCACACTATATGATTTATACACCAGTTGATCCTCTCCTGTTCGTCGCAGTCAAG CATAAGGATGGTGTCCTACGCATTGCTGAGGAT GATCTAATGGAAGACCCTGGAGTTCTGGATGCGGTAGATGAAGAGACAGAATTTACAGCTCTAGTG gaggaggaggaggcccttCTTGAAACAGTACTTGGTGAAAGGTGA
- the LOC8076525 gene encoding uncharacterized protein LOC8076525 isoform X1 — protein MGLKEQHPQLDQTERDAINSPASSVPNDDHHQGPGIPRVSSCSTDNDSGLPLCRVCHCVEPDLRGESALGFLGIAPPSPPRTDTDSITTSSTSKDAITGPKDDATATGGGASSFVEFVSPEGEIFVCATDVESGPLHQQDHLVDLGCSCKNDLALAHYACALKWFVSHGSTTCEICGTVAANVRPQDFNKVLASLKDYEALRERTSTGEISYLQHGPDTGVDPDAVAAIRRQRLSEISSWFNPHNSHVPVAQGHIDQPQPPLSPTNNYVLEHNVVAAMPVHTRWSLESTGVFVATCLVVIILAWLVAPHVGKKAAVICLHMLLGGLCVLTVVISLRFVSRWFSQESSMGLCNIGQSCSCPGSLCLVFGLHEHAAHAPHEHIV, from the exons ATGGGCCTCAAGGAGCAGCATCCGCAGCTCGACCAAACTGAGAGAGATGCCATCAACTCACCCGCTTCTTCTGTTCCTAACGACGACCACCACCAGGGACCGGGCATCCCCCGTgtctcaagctgcagcaccgacAACGATTCTGGCCTTCCACTTTGCCGAGTCTGTCATTGCGTCGAACCCGATCTGAGAGGCGAGTCCGCCCTCGGGTTCTTGGGAATCGCGCCGCCTTCCCCTCCCAGGACTGACACTGACTCCATCACCACATCGTCCACCAGCAAGGATGCCATCACTGGGCCAAAGGATGACGCCACCGCCACCGGTGGCGGTGCTTCCAGTTTTGTTGAGTTTGTAAGCCCCGAGGGGGAGATATTCGTGTGCGCCACTGACGTCGAATCGGGGCCCCTGCACCAGCAAGACCATCTTGTGGATCTAGGTTGTTCTTGCAAGAACGACCTTGCCCTTGCGCATTATGCTTGTGCGTTGAAGTGGTTCGTCAGCCATGGATCCACCACGTGCGAGATATGTGGAACTGTTGCCGCAAATGTAAGGCCTCAGGATTTCAACAAGGTTCTCGCGTCCCTCAAGGATTATGAAGCTCTCAGGGAAAGGACATCCACTGGGGAAATCTCATACTTGCAGCATGGGCCAGATACTGGTGTTGATCCAGACGCTGTCGCGGCAATACGAAGGCAGCGGCTTAGCGAGATCTCATCTTGGTTCAATCCTCACAACTCTCACGTGCCTGTTGCCCAAGGCCACATTGATCAACCTCAGCCGCCACTTAGTCCAACCAATAATTATGTTCTGGAGCATAATGTTGTGGCGGCGATGCCAGTACATACAAGATGGAGTTTGGAGAGCACTGGAGTTTTTGTTGCTACCTGCCTAGTTGTCATTATTCTTGCATGGTTGGTTGCTCCACATGTTGGCAAG AAAGCTGCTGTAATCTGTCTTCATATGCTTCTTGGAGGTTTATGCGTATTGACTGTAGTAATATCCCTGAGATTTGTAAGCAGATG GTTTTCCCAAGAATCCAGTATGGGTCTATGCAATATTGGGCAATCTTGTTCGTGTCCTGGTTCCTTGTGTTTGGTGTTTGGGCTTCACGAACACGCAGCGCACGCTCCTCATGAGCATATAGTGTAG
- the LOC8076525 gene encoding uncharacterized protein LOC8076525 isoform X3 → MGLKEQHPQLDQTERDAINSPASSVPNDDHHQGPGIPRVSSCSTDNDSGLPLCRVCHCVEPDLRGESALGFLGIAPPSPPRTDTDSITTSSTSKDAITGPKDDATATGGGASSFVEFVSPEGEIFVCATDVESGPLHQQDHLVDLGCSCKNDLALAHYACALKWFVSHGSTTCEICGTVAANVRPQDFNKVLASLKDYEALRERTSTGEISYLQHGPDTGVDPDAVAAIRRQRLSEISSWFNPHNSHVPVAQGHIDQPQPPLSPTNNYVLEHNVVAAMPVHTRWSLESTGVFVATCLVVIILAWLVAPHVGKVFPRIQYGSMQYWAILFVSWFLVFGVWASRTRSARSS, encoded by the exons ATGGGCCTCAAGGAGCAGCATCCGCAGCTCGACCAAACTGAGAGAGATGCCATCAACTCACCCGCTTCTTCTGTTCCTAACGACGACCACCACCAGGGACCGGGCATCCCCCGTgtctcaagctgcagcaccgacAACGATTCTGGCCTTCCACTTTGCCGAGTCTGTCATTGCGTCGAACCCGATCTGAGAGGCGAGTCCGCCCTCGGGTTCTTGGGAATCGCGCCGCCTTCCCCTCCCAGGACTGACACTGACTCCATCACCACATCGTCCACCAGCAAGGATGCCATCACTGGGCCAAAGGATGACGCCACCGCCACCGGTGGCGGTGCTTCCAGTTTTGTTGAGTTTGTAAGCCCCGAGGGGGAGATATTCGTGTGCGCCACTGACGTCGAATCGGGGCCCCTGCACCAGCAAGACCATCTTGTGGATCTAGGTTGTTCTTGCAAGAACGACCTTGCCCTTGCGCATTATGCTTGTGCGTTGAAGTGGTTCGTCAGCCATGGATCCACCACGTGCGAGATATGTGGAACTGTTGCCGCAAATGTAAGGCCTCAGGATTTCAACAAGGTTCTCGCGTCCCTCAAGGATTATGAAGCTCTCAGGGAAAGGACATCCACTGGGGAAATCTCATACTTGCAGCATGGGCCAGATACTGGTGTTGATCCAGACGCTGTCGCGGCAATACGAAGGCAGCGGCTTAGCGAGATCTCATCTTGGTTCAATCCTCACAACTCTCACGTGCCTGTTGCCCAAGGCCACATTGATCAACCTCAGCCGCCACTTAGTCCAACCAATAATTATGTTCTGGAGCATAATGTTGTGGCGGCGATGCCAGTACATACAAGATGGAGTTTGGAGAGCACTGGAGTTTTTGTTGCTACCTGCCTAGTTGTCATTATTCTTGCATGGTTGGTTGCTCCACATGTTGGCAAG GTTTTCCCAAGAATCCAGTATGGGTCTATGCAATATTGGGCAATCTTGTTCGTGTCCTGGTTCCTTGTGTTTGGTGTTTGGGCTTCACGAACACGCAGCGCACGCTCCTCATGA
- the LOC8076525 gene encoding uncharacterized protein LOC8076525 isoform X2, translating to MGLKEQHPQLDQTERDAINSPASSVPNDDHHQGPGIPRVSSCSTDNDSGLPLCRVCHCVEPDLRGESALGFLGIAPPSPPRTDTDSITTSSTSKDAITGPKDDATATGGGASSFVEFVSPEGEIFVCATDVESGPLHQQDHLVDLGCSCKNDLALAHYACALKWFVSHGSTTCEICGTVAANVRPQDFNKVLASLKDYEALRERTSTGEISYLQHGPDTGVDPDAVAAIRRQRLSEISSWFNPHNSHVPVAQGHIDQPQPPLSPTNNYVLEHNVVAAMPVHTRWSLESTGVFVATCLVVIILAWLVAPHVGKKAAVICLHMLLGGLCVLTVVISLRFVFPRIQYGSMQYWAILFVSWFLVFGVWASRTRSARSS from the exons ATGGGCCTCAAGGAGCAGCATCCGCAGCTCGACCAAACTGAGAGAGATGCCATCAACTCACCCGCTTCTTCTGTTCCTAACGACGACCACCACCAGGGACCGGGCATCCCCCGTgtctcaagctgcagcaccgacAACGATTCTGGCCTTCCACTTTGCCGAGTCTGTCATTGCGTCGAACCCGATCTGAGAGGCGAGTCCGCCCTCGGGTTCTTGGGAATCGCGCCGCCTTCCCCTCCCAGGACTGACACTGACTCCATCACCACATCGTCCACCAGCAAGGATGCCATCACTGGGCCAAAGGATGACGCCACCGCCACCGGTGGCGGTGCTTCCAGTTTTGTTGAGTTTGTAAGCCCCGAGGGGGAGATATTCGTGTGCGCCACTGACGTCGAATCGGGGCCCCTGCACCAGCAAGACCATCTTGTGGATCTAGGTTGTTCTTGCAAGAACGACCTTGCCCTTGCGCATTATGCTTGTGCGTTGAAGTGGTTCGTCAGCCATGGATCCACCACGTGCGAGATATGTGGAACTGTTGCCGCAAATGTAAGGCCTCAGGATTTCAACAAGGTTCTCGCGTCCCTCAAGGATTATGAAGCTCTCAGGGAAAGGACATCCACTGGGGAAATCTCATACTTGCAGCATGGGCCAGATACTGGTGTTGATCCAGACGCTGTCGCGGCAATACGAAGGCAGCGGCTTAGCGAGATCTCATCTTGGTTCAATCCTCACAACTCTCACGTGCCTGTTGCCCAAGGCCACATTGATCAACCTCAGCCGCCACTTAGTCCAACCAATAATTATGTTCTGGAGCATAATGTTGTGGCGGCGATGCCAGTACATACAAGATGGAGTTTGGAGAGCACTGGAGTTTTTGTTGCTACCTGCCTAGTTGTCATTATTCTTGCATGGTTGGTTGCTCCACATGTTGGCAAG AAAGCTGCTGTAATCTGTCTTCATATGCTTCTTGGAGGTTTATGCGTATTGACTGTAGTAATATCCCTGAGATTT GTTTTCCCAAGAATCCAGTATGGGTCTATGCAATATTGGGCAATCTTGTTCGTGTCCTGGTTCCTTGTGTTTGGTGTTTGGGCTTCACGAACACGCAGCGCACGCTCCTCATGA
- the LOC8064302 gene encoding probable methyltransferase PMT26, translating to MAFGHTRLDVRRAPQSSYFSCSTTTVAVFVALCLVAVWMASSMLVTPTEFSPFQPKVRPLPPQDSPPDTGSLTSAGQDDGIREMERDVPVDPPPVTQQLPPVTDSMDSEDQQEDVKEQVRKPDRQRTSEQPEVFPDGSQAELFNETTTERGPWQTKAAQSNKDAKEQTLTSSSPVSFTWVLCNVDAGTDYIPCLDNTEAIKKLRSTKHYEHRERHCPEKPPTCLVPLPEGYRNRIRWPKSRDQIWYNNVPHTKLVEYKGHQNWVKVSGEYLIFPGGGTQFKHGALHYIDFIQEAKKDVAWGKRSRVVLDVGCGVASFGGYLFDRDVITMSFAPKDEHEAQVQFALERGIPAISAVMGTKRLPFSSRVFDVVHCARCRVPWHIEGGKLLLELDRLLRPGGYFVWSATPVYQKLPEDVEIWQAMSALTSSMCWKMVNKVKDRVNRVGIAIYRKPTDNSCYEARSETNPPLCGEYDDPDAAWNISLGACMHKLPVDPTIRGSQWPELWPLRLEKPPYWLRGSEAGVYGKPAPEDFQADYEHWKRVVSNSYMNGLGIDWSSVRNVMDMKAVYAGFAAALRNLKVWVMNVVPIDSPDTLPIIYERGLFGLYHDWCESFSTYPRTYDLLHANHLFSKVKKRCELLPVIVEVDRVLRPEGRLIVRDNIETISEVENIVKSLHWEVHMSYSQDKEGLLFVQKTTWRPNETEDKL from the exons ATGGCGTTCGGCCACACACGGCTCGATGTCCGGCGTGCGCCGCAGTCCTCCTACTTCTCCTGCTCCACAACCACCGTCGCCGTATTCGTCGCTCTCTGCCTGGTTGCTGTGTGGATGGCATCGTCCATGCTCGTCACCCCTACCGAATTCTCTCCATTTCAGCCCAAAGTCCGTCCATTGCCGCCTCAAGACTCACCTCCTGACACCGGAAGCTTAACCAGTGCTggtcaggatgatggcatccgTGAAATGGAACGGGATGTGCCCGTTGATCCACCACCTGTTACACAACAATTGCCTCCTGTAACAGACAGCATGGATAGTGAAGATCAGCAAGAGGATGTCAAGGAGCAAGTTAGGAAGCCTGACCGACAGAGGACCTCAGAGCAACCAGAGGTGTTCCCTGATGGGAGTCAGGCGGAGCTTTTCAATGAGACCACTACAGAGCGCGGACCATGGCAAACGAAGGCTGCACAATCTAACAAGGACGCTAAGGAGCAAACCTTGACGTCCAGTAGCCCAGTGAGCTTTACTTGGGTGCTATGCAACGTCGACGCTGGAACAGATTATATTCCATGCCTTGACAACACAGAAGCTATCAAGAAGCTCCGTTCCACCAAGCACTACGAACATCGAGAAAGGCATTGCCCCGAGAAACCTCCTACCTGCCTTGTTCCTCTACCAGAGGGCTACAGGAATCGAATAAGGTGGCCTAAGAGCAGAGATCAG ATATGGTACAACAATGTTCCTCATACTAAGCTGGTTGAATACAAGGGACACCAAAACTGGGTTAAGGTTTCTGGAGAGTACCTCATCTTCCCGGGAGGTGGGACTCAGTTTAAACATGGTGCGTTGCACTACATTGATTTTATTCAGGAG GCAAAGAAGGACGTAGCATGGGGAAAACGAAGTCGTGTAGTTTTAGATGTTGGCTGTGGAGTAGCTAGCTTCGGAGGATATCTATTTGACagagatgtgattactatgtcATTTGCACCTAAAGATGAGCATGAAGCTCAGGTTCAATTTGCTCTTGAAAGAGGAATACCTGCTATATCAGCTGTTATGGGTACAAAAAGGCTCCCATTTTCCAGCAGGGTCTTTGATGTTGTTCATTGTGCACGATGTAGGGTACCATGGCATATTGAAG GCGGTAAACTCTTGCTTGAACTGGACAGACTGTTGCGTCCTGGTGGTTACTTTGTGTGGTCTGCTACACCTGTATACCAGAAGCTGCCCGAAGATGTTGAGATATGGCAAG CCATGTCTGCTCTAACCAGTTCAATGTGCTGGAAAATGGTCAACAAAGTAAAGGATAGGGTGAATAGAGTGGGTATAGCAATTTACAGAAAGCCAACAGACAACAGCTGCTACGAAGCAAGATCTGAAACAAACCCTCCACTCTGTGGAGAGTATGATGATCCTGATGCTGCCTG GAACATATCGTTGGGGGCTTGTATGCATAAGTTGCCTGTAGATCCTACCATTCGTGGTTCACAGTGGCCTGAGTTATGGCCACTGAGACTGGAGAAGCCACCTTATTGGCTGAGAGGTTCTGAGGCTGGAGTATATGGGAAACCTGCCCCAGAGGATTTCCAAGCAGACTATGAACACTGGAAGCGAGTTGTGAGCAATTCATACATGAATGGTTTGGGTATTGATTGGTCTTCTGTTAGAAATGTTATGGATATGAAAGCTGTATATGCAGG GTTCGCAGCAGCTTTGCGCAATCTCAAGGTGTGGGTCATGAATGTGGTTCCAATTGATTCACCCGACACGCTTCCAATTATATATGAACGTGGGCTGTTTGGACTGTACCATGACTGGTGTGAGTCGTTTAGCACCTATCCGAGGACTTACGATCTTCTGCATGCTAACCATCTGTTCTCCAAGGTTAAGAAGAG GTGCGAACTATTACCTGTTATCGTGGAAGTGGATCGGGTGTTGAGGCCAGAAGGCCGGCTAATTGTCAGAGACAACATTGAAACAATAAGTGAGGTGGAGAACATTGTGAAATCTCTCCACTGGGAGGTCCACATGTCTTACTCCCAGGATAAAGAAGGCTTGCTGTTTGTGCAAAAGACGACATGGCGACCAAATGAAACTGAAGATAAGCTATGA